A window from Xiphophorus maculatus strain JP 163 A chromosome 17, X_maculatus-5.0-male, whole genome shotgun sequence encodes these proteins:
- the pfkfb3 gene encoding 6-phosphofructo-2-kinase/fructose-2,6-bisphosphatase 3 isoform X2 produces the protein MPRELTQNRIQKIWVPTKDDKRRGTGAPHFANPPTVIVMVGLPARGKTYISKKLTRYLNWIGIPTKVFNVGEYRREAVKNYSSYDFFKPDNESALKIRQQCALAALRDVKSYLKDEGGQVAVFDATNTTRDRRDLILKFGTENEFKIFFIESVCEDPSVIASNIMEVKVSCPDYKDCNKTEAMMDFQKRIECYRTSYQPLDPDQYDRDHSFIKVIDVGRRFLVNRIQDHIQSKIVYYLMNIHVQPRTIYLCRHGESKDNLEGRLGGDSGLSQRGRQFSAALARFVDEQQLKDLKVWTSQLCRSIQTAEHLGVPYEQWKALNEIDAGLCEEMTYDEVKEKFPEEFALRDEDKYYYRYPAGESYQDLVQRVEPVIMELERQENVLVVCHQAVMRCLLAYFLDKSADEMPYLKCPLHTVLKLTPVAYGCKVESISLNVEAVNTHRDRPEEVKRGPGTLIRRNSVTPLTSPESHIKKPRIEDLDEAPIQELPGSVASLALCTSAHIPLALAGQNLRSSSVCHDILLPC, from the exons ATGCCAAGAGAGCTCACCCAGAACAGGATCCAAAAGATTTGGGTTCCCACCAAGGATGACAAGCGAAGAG GCACCGGAGCCCCACACTTCGCCAACCCGCCAACCGTCATCGTGATGGTGGGATTGCCCGCTCGAGGAAAGACGTACATTTCCAAGAAACTGACCCGCTACCTCAACTGGATCGGCATACCCACCAAAG TCTTCAACGTTGGAGAGTACCGCAGGGAGGCTGTCAAAAATTACAGTTCCTATGACTTCTTCAAGCCTGATAACGAGTCTGCCCTGAAAATCAGGCA GCAATGTGCCTTAGCAGCTTTGAGAGATGTCAAGTCCTACCTGAAGGATGAGGGAGGCCAAGTGGCG GTGTTTGACGCCACGAACACAACGAGAGATAGACGGGATCTGATCCTAAAGTTTGGCACCGAGAACGAGTTTAAG ATCTTCTTCATCGAGTCTGTCTGTGAGGATCCCAGTGTTATTGCGTCAAACATAATG GAAGTCAAGGTTTCCTGTCCGGACTACAAGGACTGTAACAAAACCGAAGCCATGATGGACTTCCAGAAACGAATCGAATGTTACAGAACCAGCTACCAGCCTCTGGATCCGGACCAGTACGACAG GGATCACTCCTTCATCAAGGTGATCGACGTGGGCCGCCGTTTCCTCGTCAACCGCATCCAAGATCACATTCAGAGCAAAATCGTCTACTATCTGATGAACATCCACGTCCAGCCGCGCACCATCTACCTGTGTCGACACGGAGAGAGCAAAGACAACTTGGAGGGCAGACTGGGAGGCGACTCGGGCCTGTCGCAGCGGGGCCGACAG TTTTCAGCCGCCTTGGCTCGGTTTGTTgatgagcagcagctgaaggacCTGAAGGTGTGGACCAGCCAGCTGTGCCGCAGCATCCAGACCGCCGAGCACCTGGGGGTCCCCTACGAGCAATGGAAGGCGCTCAACGAGATCGACGCT GGTTTGTGTGAGGAAATGACATATGATGAAGTGAAGGAGAAATTCCCTGAAGAGTTTGCactgagagatgaagacaagtACTACTACCGCTACCCAGCCGGAGAG TCGTACCAGGACCTGGTGCAGCGGGTGGAGCCGGTCATCATGGAGCTGGAGAGGCAGGAGAACGTGCTGGTGGTCTGCCATCAGGCTGTGATGCGATGTCTGCTTGCCTACTTCCTTGATAAGAGTGCAG ATGAGATGCCGTACCTGAAGTGTCCCCTCCACACAGTCCTGAAGCTGACCCCGGTGGCCTACGGCTGTAAGGTGGAGTCCATCTCCCTGAACGTGGAGGCGGTGAACACGCACAGAGACAGACCCGAG GAAGTGAAGCGGGGTCCCGGCACCCTGATCAGGAGGAACAGCGTGACCCCCCTGACCAGCCCGGAGTCCCACATCAAGAAGCCTCGCATCGAGGACCTGGACGAGGCCCCCATCCAGGAGCTGCCCGGCTCCGTAGCATCGCTGGCCCTCTGCACCTCTGCTCACATTCCCCTGGCTCTGGCCGGACAG AACCTGAGAAGTTCCTCCGTCTGCCATGACATCCTGCTGCCCTGCTAG
- the pfkfb3 gene encoding 6-phosphofructo-2-kinase/fructose-2,6-bisphosphatase 3 isoform X3, with translation MPRELTQNRIQKIWVPTKDDKRRGTGAPHFANPPTVIVMVGLPARGKTYISKKLTRYLNWIGIPTKVFNVGEYRREAVKNYSSYDFFKPDNESALKIRQQCALAALRDVKSYLKDEGGQVAVFDATNTTRDRRDLILKFGTENEFKIFFIESVCEDPSVIASNIMEVKVSCPDYKDCNKTEAMMDFQKRIECYRTSYQPLDPDQYDRDHSFIKVIDVGRRFLVNRIQDHIQSKIVYYLMNIHVQPRTIYLCRHGESKDNLEGRLGGDSGLSQRGRQFSAALARFVDEQQLKDLKVWTSQLCRSIQTAEHLGVPYEQWKALNEIDAGLCEEMTYDEVKEKFPEEFALRDEDKYYYRYPAGESYQDLVQRVEPVIMELERQENVLVVCHQAVMRCLLAYFLDKSADEMPYLKCPLHTVLKLTPVAYGCKVESISLNVEAVNTHRDRPEEVKRGPGTLIRRNSVTPLTSPESHIKKPRIEDLDEAPIQELPGSVASLALCTSAHIPLALAGQHWLGKVCLT, from the exons ATGCCAAGAGAGCTCACCCAGAACAGGATCCAAAAGATTTGGGTTCCCACCAAGGATGACAAGCGAAGAG GCACCGGAGCCCCACACTTCGCCAACCCGCCAACCGTCATCGTGATGGTGGGATTGCCCGCTCGAGGAAAGACGTACATTTCCAAGAAACTGACCCGCTACCTCAACTGGATCGGCATACCCACCAAAG TCTTCAACGTTGGAGAGTACCGCAGGGAGGCTGTCAAAAATTACAGTTCCTATGACTTCTTCAAGCCTGATAACGAGTCTGCCCTGAAAATCAGGCA GCAATGTGCCTTAGCAGCTTTGAGAGATGTCAAGTCCTACCTGAAGGATGAGGGAGGCCAAGTGGCG GTGTTTGACGCCACGAACACAACGAGAGATAGACGGGATCTGATCCTAAAGTTTGGCACCGAGAACGAGTTTAAG ATCTTCTTCATCGAGTCTGTCTGTGAGGATCCCAGTGTTATTGCGTCAAACATAATG GAAGTCAAGGTTTCCTGTCCGGACTACAAGGACTGTAACAAAACCGAAGCCATGATGGACTTCCAGAAACGAATCGAATGTTACAGAACCAGCTACCAGCCTCTGGATCCGGACCAGTACGACAG GGATCACTCCTTCATCAAGGTGATCGACGTGGGCCGCCGTTTCCTCGTCAACCGCATCCAAGATCACATTCAGAGCAAAATCGTCTACTATCTGATGAACATCCACGTCCAGCCGCGCACCATCTACCTGTGTCGACACGGAGAGAGCAAAGACAACTTGGAGGGCAGACTGGGAGGCGACTCGGGCCTGTCGCAGCGGGGCCGACAG TTTTCAGCCGCCTTGGCTCGGTTTGTTgatgagcagcagctgaaggacCTGAAGGTGTGGACCAGCCAGCTGTGCCGCAGCATCCAGACCGCCGAGCACCTGGGGGTCCCCTACGAGCAATGGAAGGCGCTCAACGAGATCGACGCT GGTTTGTGTGAGGAAATGACATATGATGAAGTGAAGGAGAAATTCCCTGAAGAGTTTGCactgagagatgaagacaagtACTACTACCGCTACCCAGCCGGAGAG TCGTACCAGGACCTGGTGCAGCGGGTGGAGCCGGTCATCATGGAGCTGGAGAGGCAGGAGAACGTGCTGGTGGTCTGCCATCAGGCTGTGATGCGATGTCTGCTTGCCTACTTCCTTGATAAGAGTGCAG ATGAGATGCCGTACCTGAAGTGTCCCCTCCACACAGTCCTGAAGCTGACCCCGGTGGCCTACGGCTGTAAGGTGGAGTCCATCTCCCTGAACGTGGAGGCGGTGAACACGCACAGAGACAGACCCGAG GAAGTGAAGCGGGGTCCCGGCACCCTGATCAGGAGGAACAGCGTGACCCCCCTGACCAGCCCGGAGTCCCACATCAAGAAGCCTCGCATCGAGGACCTGGACGAGGCCCCCATCCAGGAGCTGCCCGGCTCCGTAGCATCGCTGGCCCTCTGCACCTCTGCTCACATTCCCCTGGCTCTGGCCGGACAG CACTGGCTTGGCAAAGTTTGCCT AACCTGA
- the pfkfb3 gene encoding 6-phosphofructo-2-kinase/fructose-2,6-bisphosphatase 3 isoform X1: MPRELTQNRIQKIWVPTKDDKRRGTGAPHFANPPTVIVMVGLPARGKTYISKKLTRYLNWIGIPTKVFNVGEYRREAVKNYSSYDFFKPDNESALKIRQQCALAALRDVKSYLKDEGGQVAVFDATNTTRDRRDLILKFGTENEFKIFFIESVCEDPSVIASNIMEVKVSCPDYKDCNKTEAMMDFQKRIECYRTSYQPLDPDQYDRDHSFIKVIDVGRRFLVNRIQDHIQSKIVYYLMNIHVQPRTIYLCRHGESKDNLEGRLGGDSGLSQRGRQFSAALARFVDEQQLKDLKVWTSQLCRSIQTAEHLGVPYEQWKALNEIDAGLCEEMTYDEVKEKFPEEFALRDEDKYYYRYPAGESYQDLVQRVEPVIMELERQENVLVVCHQAVMRCLLAYFLDKSADEMPYLKCPLHTVLKLTPVAYGCKVESISLNVEAVNTHRDRPEEVKRGPGTLIRRNSVTPLTSPESHIKKPRIEDLDEAPIQELPGSVASLALCTSAHIPLALAGQHWLGKVCLRTILHYLKVVFHLSFQR; this comes from the exons ATGCCAAGAGAGCTCACCCAGAACAGGATCCAAAAGATTTGGGTTCCCACCAAGGATGACAAGCGAAGAG GCACCGGAGCCCCACACTTCGCCAACCCGCCAACCGTCATCGTGATGGTGGGATTGCCCGCTCGAGGAAAGACGTACATTTCCAAGAAACTGACCCGCTACCTCAACTGGATCGGCATACCCACCAAAG TCTTCAACGTTGGAGAGTACCGCAGGGAGGCTGTCAAAAATTACAGTTCCTATGACTTCTTCAAGCCTGATAACGAGTCTGCCCTGAAAATCAGGCA GCAATGTGCCTTAGCAGCTTTGAGAGATGTCAAGTCCTACCTGAAGGATGAGGGAGGCCAAGTGGCG GTGTTTGACGCCACGAACACAACGAGAGATAGACGGGATCTGATCCTAAAGTTTGGCACCGAGAACGAGTTTAAG ATCTTCTTCATCGAGTCTGTCTGTGAGGATCCCAGTGTTATTGCGTCAAACATAATG GAAGTCAAGGTTTCCTGTCCGGACTACAAGGACTGTAACAAAACCGAAGCCATGATGGACTTCCAGAAACGAATCGAATGTTACAGAACCAGCTACCAGCCTCTGGATCCGGACCAGTACGACAG GGATCACTCCTTCATCAAGGTGATCGACGTGGGCCGCCGTTTCCTCGTCAACCGCATCCAAGATCACATTCAGAGCAAAATCGTCTACTATCTGATGAACATCCACGTCCAGCCGCGCACCATCTACCTGTGTCGACACGGAGAGAGCAAAGACAACTTGGAGGGCAGACTGGGAGGCGACTCGGGCCTGTCGCAGCGGGGCCGACAG TTTTCAGCCGCCTTGGCTCGGTTTGTTgatgagcagcagctgaaggacCTGAAGGTGTGGACCAGCCAGCTGTGCCGCAGCATCCAGACCGCCGAGCACCTGGGGGTCCCCTACGAGCAATGGAAGGCGCTCAACGAGATCGACGCT GGTTTGTGTGAGGAAATGACATATGATGAAGTGAAGGAGAAATTCCCTGAAGAGTTTGCactgagagatgaagacaagtACTACTACCGCTACCCAGCCGGAGAG TCGTACCAGGACCTGGTGCAGCGGGTGGAGCCGGTCATCATGGAGCTGGAGAGGCAGGAGAACGTGCTGGTGGTCTGCCATCAGGCTGTGATGCGATGTCTGCTTGCCTACTTCCTTGATAAGAGTGCAG ATGAGATGCCGTACCTGAAGTGTCCCCTCCACACAGTCCTGAAGCTGACCCCGGTGGCCTACGGCTGTAAGGTGGAGTCCATCTCCCTGAACGTGGAGGCGGTGAACACGCACAGAGACAGACCCGAG GAAGTGAAGCGGGGTCCCGGCACCCTGATCAGGAGGAACAGCGTGACCCCCCTGACCAGCCCGGAGTCCCACATCAAGAAGCCTCGCATCGAGGACCTGGACGAGGCCCCCATCCAGGAGCTGCCCGGCTCCGTAGCATCGCTGGCCCTCTGCACCTCTGCTCACATTCCCCTGGCTCTGGCCGGACAG CACTGGCTTGGCAAAGTTTGCCT ACGCACCATCCTCCACTACCTAAAGGTGGTTTTCCATCTTAGCTTTCAAAGGTAA